Below is a genomic region from Microbacterium sp. LWO12-1.2.
CCCCGCCCTGGCGGTGCGGGGTCGCCGCCGCGCTGCCGAAGTAGTCGCCGCCGGGGCGCAGGTGCGGGCGGTCCTCGAGGCCGGGGATGCTGGGGCCGTAGCGCGCGGGGTGCACGGTCACCGGGGTGCCGGGAGCGAGGCGGCCGGACGGATCGAGGTCGACGACGCCCGACAGCTCGTGCCCGGGGGTGAGGGGTTCACGGATCGTGTACTCCCCGTTCGCGCCGTGGAAGTAGTAGTGCAGGTCGGATCCGCAGATGCCGACGTAGTTCACCCGCAGGCGCACCTCGCCGTCGCCGGGCGTCGGGACCTCGCGGTCCTCCCAGCGGATGTCTTCCTTGCCGTGGATGGCGAGAGCCTTCATGGCTGCATCTCCTTCTTGATGGTCTGGGATGCCGAGAGGGCATCCGCGATCGCGGCGTCGACGCTACGATGGCGGATCGTGTCGATGAGCTCGCCCACGCGAGTGATGAACGAGTCCTGCCCTGCGAGTTCATCACCGAACAGCTGCTGTTCGGCGATCACGCGCTCGGCGAGCTCGTGGCCGTCGCGTGCGGTGGCGGCGACGGCCTGCAGGCGGTCACGGGCGGCATCCGTCATCGCGGCCGCGTGGACTCCGGGGTCGAAGCCGGGGAGCGGGGCGATGCACGACAGGTATCCGGCCACCGTCAGGGCGATCAGATGCGGCATCTCGCCGTTGCGGAGTGCGAGCATCGCCGGCTCCGGGATGCGCTGGCGCAGCTTGACGGAGCCGTCGGTGCCGACCTGGCTCGTGCGGTGCCCGAGCGCGCTGTTGCCCCAGCGCGCGAAGAGCTCGCTCTCGTACGCGCGGATGTCGACGCCGGAGGGCACTTCGATCGAGGGCTCGTACTCGCCGCGCAGCACCGCGAGTGCGGCATCCGCGATCTCGCTGAGACCGATGGCCTCTGGAATGGTGCCGACGCCGCGGAGCGCGCCGAGGTAGGCGATGAGGGAGTGGGTGCCGTTGAGCAGCCGCACCTTCATCTGCTCGTACCGCCCCACCTCGTTCGTGAACACGGCGCCGCCGGCCTCCCAGGCGGGGCGTCCGCCGGCGAACCGGTCTTCGATGGCCCACATCGTGAACGGCTCTGCGGGCACCGGCACCTCATCGCGGACGCCGAGGAGCGCGCTCACCTGTTCGCGCATCTGCGCCGTGGTGGACGGCACGATGCGGTCGACCATGCTGGAGGGGAAGCTCACCGACTGGTCGAGGAAGGCGAGTGTGTCAGCGCCTTCGCCGTGAGGCAGCGCGTCGAGGAACTCGCGCACCAGCTTCTCGGTGTGCTTGCCGTTGGCAGCGAGGTTGTCGCAGCTGAGCACCGAGACCGGGGCTCCTGCGGCGGCGCGTGCCTGCAGGCCGCGCGCCAGCTGGCCGATGGTGGAGCGTGGTGCCCCGCCGCGCAGGTCTGCCTGCACGACGAGGTCGTCGAGGTCGAGGCGCTGAGTGGCCG
It encodes:
- a CDS encoding mannitol dehydrogenase family protein; its protein translation is MSIQAHTLGRASSGTATLPAAPSGAGILHLGLGSFHRAHQSVYTAAALQSTGGDWGIIGVASRSRAVVDAMHAQDLLYSVATISPDSTSLTIPGVHTDAFVGGEQPERIVAHLADPSIRIVTLTVTENGYSYSAATQRLDLDDLVVQADLRGGAPRSTIGQLARGLQARAAAGAPVSVLSCDNLAANGKHTEKLVREFLDALPHGEGADTLAFLDQSVSFPSSMVDRIVPSTTAQMREQVSALLGVRDEVPVPAEPFTMWAIEDRFAGGRPAWEAGGAVFTNEVGRYEQMKVRLLNGTHSLIAYLGALRGVGTIPEAIGLSEIADAALAVLRGEYEPSIEVPSGVDIRAYESELFARWGNSALGHRTSQVGTDGSVKLRQRIPEPAMLALRNGEMPHLIALTVAGYLSCIAPLPGFDPGVHAAAMTDAARDRLQAVAATARDGHELAERVIAEQQLFGDELAGQDSFITRVGELIDTIRHRSVDAAIADALSASQTIKKEMQP